From Cinclus cinclus chromosome 2, bCinCin1.1, whole genome shotgun sequence, one genomic window encodes:
- the RPL21 gene encoding large ribosomal subunit protein eL21, which translates to MTNTKGKRRGTRYMFSRPFRKHGVVPLATYMRIYKKGDIVDIKGMGTVQKGMPHKCYHGKTGRVYNVTQHAVGIIVNKQVKGKILAKRINVRIEHIKHSKSRDSFLQRVKENERKKKEAKEKGIWVQLKRQPAPPREAHFVRTNGKDPELLEPIPYEFMA; encoded by the exons ATGACGAACAcaaagggaaagaggaggggGACGCGTTACATGTTCTCGAGGCCCTTCCGCAAGCATG GAGTTGTCCCTCTGGCTACCTATATGCGGATCTACAAGAAGGGTGACATAGTTGATATCAAG GGTATGGGTACTGTTCAAAAAGGCATGCCCCACAAGTGTTACCATGGCAAGACTGGAAGAGTGTACAATGTTACTCAGCATGCGGTGGGCATTATTGTTAACAAGCAGGTTAA GGGCAAGATTCTGGCCAAGAGAATTAATGTGCGTATAGAGCACATTAAACATTCCAAGAGCAGAGACAGCTTTCTGCAGCGtgtgaaggaaaatgaaaggaagaaaaaggaagcaaaagaaaaaggcatttggGTTCAACTGAAACGTCAG CCTGCTCCACCAAGAGAAGCACACTTTGTGAGAACTAATGGCAAGgatccagagctgctggagccaatTCCTTATGAATTCATGGCATaa